The Streptomyces sp. NBC_00236 DNA window TCGTTCCGGCGAGGGGATCGTGGCACGGTTGGCCGACGGCCGGGACTTCGCGGTCACGGTCGACGACTCGGCGACGGCTGCCGCGCTCCTCAACACCCTGATCGACCAGCGCCGAACGGAACACTGACCATGCTCTTCAGGGTCGACCCCACCTCCACCGTGCCGCTCGGCGACCAGATCGCGGCCTGTGTGCGCCGCGCCGTCGCCGACGGGGCCGTGACCCCGGGCGAACGCCTGCCCGCCGCCCGGGCGCTCGCCGAATCGCTCGGAGTGAATGTGCACACGGCCCTGCGCGGCTACCAGCGGCTGCGCGAGGAAGGGCTGATCGAACTGCGGCGCGGCCGGGGCGCGGTCGTCGCGGACGGCGCCTCCCCACACCGTGCCAGGCTGCTGGAGCGCGTGCGCGAGGTGGTCGGCGACGCGCGACGGCTCGGGATGACGGAGGACGAGCTGTTGTCCCTGGTCCGGAGCGAACTCGCCGCCGGATGACAGCCTCCGCGCGCCGACTGTCCGCGAACGGGCGCACCGGTTGCCCGCGAACGGGCGCGCCGACTGCCCACGCGACTGTGCCGCCCGGCTGCCCGCGAAGGGCCACCCCGTCCTGCGAGGTGGCCCTTCGCGGCGGGGAGCGGGGTCAGGAACCGCTGCCTGCGAGCGCGGCCGCGAAGCCGTACTGCCAGAGGTAGTTCACCCGGCCGCGCTCATTGGAGTTCGGATACGGGTTGGTGCACGAGGGGCCGGGGCCCCCGCCTGACATCAGCTCGCTGCACGGACCCGAGTAGTGGTCCGGCAGGCCGAGGACGTGCCCGGTCTCGTGGGCCGTCACCCGGGTGGAGTTGTACTGCCGGTTCTGCGCGTAGTCGAGGAAGATGTACCCGTTGCCGTGACCGTCCGTGCTCGCGTAGGAGCCGCTCGGGTCGTTGCCCTCGTAGTACGAGAAGTCGGCGTTGGACCCCTCCTGAAGCCGGACGTTGGAGACGGAGCTGTTCCAGATCTGCGCGCTGCTGGCTATCTGCGAACGGAAGCTCGGTGCGTTGGCGGCGCTGTAGACGATGGTGACGGCCTGGACGCCCGGCTGCGCGGCGCGCTTCTCGGCCACCGACTTCGCCACGGCCTCGAAGAACGCCTTGTTGGCGGCGGCGCTCTCGTGCGATCCGGAGTGGGAGGTGTACGCGACGTGATCGGCGGAGGCGGACGTGGGCGGAGCGGCGGGCGCCGGGGCGGTGGAGGCGATCGCGGGGGCGGTGCCCAGCGCGGCGGCGAGGCCGAAGCCGAGGCCGATCACGGCGGACATGAGGGTCCTGGGGTGTCTCATGGGGGGTTCTCCTACGGGTTACCTGCCGGGGGCCCGTCCGGTCATCGGACGCGAACGGGGGCGGTACGCAGCGAGTGTCGGGGAAACGGGGCGCCGTGCGGATGATGCCAACCGGCGATAGCGCCGCCCTATCGCCCGTCAGGGCCCCGCGGAAGACCACACGATGCCGATCACACCAACAGCTGTTGAATTGCCGTCGTTTGATCGGGTTACGGCGTCTGGTGCGGTACGACTCCGCCGCCTTACTCTCGGCTGCATGGAGCTTGAGGTGAGGCACCTCAGGGCGCTCTGCGCCATCGCCGACACCGGCAGCCTGCACCGGGCGGCCCGCAGACTGGGCGTCAGCCAGCCCTCGCTCACCACCCAGCTGCGCCGCATCGAGAACACGCTGGGCGCGGAGCTGTTCAGCCGCGAACGCACCGGCTGCCGCCCCACGCTGCTCGGCCGCGCGGTCATCGGCCGGGCACGCCCCCTCCTCGACGGGATGAGCGCACTGGTCACCGACGCGAAGGCGGAGGTGGACGCCGCCGGGGCCGGTGGTCCGCGGCTGCGGATCGGCTGCACCGCGAGCCGGGTCATCGGCGGCTGGCTGCGCAGACTGCGGATCCGGCTGCCCGGCACGGACATCTCGCTGCGGGTCGACGTGTCGGCCCGCGCACTGCTGCGCGCGGTCGGGGCGGGCCGGCTCGACGTCGCCTTCGTGCACGAGGTGGAGGGCTGCCCGCTGTCCGTTCCCGAGGGACTGGAGCAGCGTGTTCTGCTGGACCGCGAACCGCAGTTCATCTCCATGTCCCGCGACCACCCGGCGGCTGCCCTGCCCGTCGTCGACCTGGCCGACCTGGCCGCCGACCGGTGGATGGTCGACCCCACGGTGGACGGCGAATGGGACGGCCTGCGCCGGGTGTTCGGCGCCGCCGGAGTCGCGCCGACCGTGCTGCACGGCGACTACCTCACCGCCGCGTCGCTCGTCGTCCTCGGAGAGGCGGTGGCGCCGTGCCAGCCCACTTCGGGCCCGCGGGACGACATGGCCATCCGCCCGCTGCGCGACGACCCGCTCGCCGTCCGGCTGCTCCTGGTCTCCCGGCCGGGCGCCGATATGACGGTGGTGTACGGGGAACTGGAGGCCGCGTACCGGGAGGCGGCACAGCGGGCGGCCGGCTATCACCAGTGGCTGCTGCGTCACCGCAGCCCGCTCGCCCTCTCCTGAGCGCGGGGCGGCGACACGCTGCGCGATTCAGCCGACAGCGATTCCGCCGAGAGCGAGGACCGTTCCGGACCGGGGCGCGGGCGGGCAGAGTCGGGGCATGAGGCTTCTGATCCTGGGTGGTACGGAATTTGTCGGCAGGGCCGTCACGGAGGCCGCGCTCGCACGCGGCTGGGAGATCACGGTGTTCCATCGTGGACGCCACGCACCACCGCCCGGAGTGGCCCAACTGCTCGGCGACCGCACCGAGAAGGACGGCCTCGCGGCGCTCGCCGCGGTGGCCGAGCCGGGCGACGGGACGTACACCTGGGACCTGGTCGTCGACACGTGGAGCGGTGCTCCCTCGGCCGTGCGGGACGCGGCCCGGCTGCTGTCCGGCCGCGCCGCGCACTACGCGTACGTCTCCAGCCGGTCGGTGTACGACTACCCGGCACCGGCGGGCCTGCCCGAGGGCGGTCCGCTGGTGGCGGGCGCCTCGCCGGACGCCGGTGGCGACGTCCCGTATGCGCAGGCCAAGCTCGGCGGTGAACTGGCCGTGCAGGACGCCTTCGGTGACCGGGCACTGCTGGCACGCGCGGGGCTGATCATCGGCCCCTGGGAGAACGTCGGCAGGCTGCCGTGGTGGCTGACGCGGATCGCCCGCGGCGGCCCTGTGCTCGCGCCCGGTACACCGGACCTCGACCTCCAGTACATCGACGTCCGCGACCTCGCGGAATGGCTGCTGGACGCCGCCGGGAAGCGCCTGCACGGTCCGTACAACCTGGTCAGCCGTCCCGGTCACACCACGATGGGCGGGCTGCTGAACGCCTGTGTGCGGACCACCGGTTCCGACGCCGAGCTGCGCTGGACCGACACCGAGCGGATCCTCGCGGCGGGCGTCGAGCCCTGGACGGACCTGCCGGTCTGGCTGCCGCCGGGGGAGCTGTACGACACGCTCCACCAGGGCGATGTCAGCAGGGCGTACGCAACGGGCCTGCGCTGCCGGCCGGTCGAGGAGACCGTTGCCGACACCTGGGCCTGGCTGTGCGCCATCGGTGGTACGGCGCCGCAGCGTGCCGACCGTCCGCTGAAGGGCGTCGACCCGGCGATCGAGGCGAAACTACTGGCCGACTGACGGCGGCTGTCGCCGTACGGGTGACCCACGGCCGACGGCAGTCGGCGGATCGGGGCCGTTCGTCCGGCGTGGCATGTCCGATGCGTAGTCTAAAAAGCTGCATATTGCGCTGTATGGGAGCAAAAGAGCGCAGAAACGGTCAAAGGCGCCGCGTGGCGGTGACAGTGGCGGCAGCGGCCGCCGTGGTGGGCGCCTTCGCCCCCACGGCCGCTGCCGACTCGCTGCCCGGTGGCCTCGGCCCGTGCCTCGGGAGCGACTGTCCCGTCACGTGGCCGGATCCGAACAGCGACGACGTCATCTACCACGACAGCAACATCAACATCTTCGTCGGCGGCGACTACCTGGTCAGGGAGGCGGCGGCAGAGGCCGAGGGCAAGATCGTCACCCTCGGAAAGTTCGACATGACGAAGCGGGACGGCGTGTCCCAGATCTACAACGTCGGTGTCGCCGGCGGGGGTTCGCGGGTGCCGCCGCCCAACGGCTCCGACTACCTGACGGTGGGCGGTGACCTCAGCATCCAGACCGGTAAGCGGCTCCTCGCCGAGGAGGGGCCCAACTACGGGGTCGTGCGCTACGCCCGGACCCTGGCCGGGACGGTCATCCCCGACCCGGTCCACGATGCCGACGCCACCGATCCGTACACCGCGCTCCGCGACCAGCTGACGGCGGCCAGCCACTGCTACGCGTACGACGACAACGAGGAGCACCGCCGTCCGACGACCGGGACGGTGCGGAACAGTGGCGCCGAGACCGTCTTCACCGGCGACGGCATTTCCGCCCTCCAGGTCTTCGCGGTGGACGCGGACCTGACCACGGCCGCGGGCGGCCAGCAGGGCATCGTCTTCAACGCCGTTCCGGACGGTGCGACCGTGCTGGTCAACGTCTATGGCGGCATGCGCAACATCAGTACGTACATGGACTCGTTGCCGCAGTCCGGTCTCCGCGAACACCTCATGTGGAACTTCCCGGACGCCACCGAGATCGGGCTGAAGGGCACCGGCCAGTTCCAGGGCAGCGTGCTGATCGGACAGCAGTCCAGCGTGGCGACTCTCGCGATGAGCGGAACCAACGGGCGCTTCTACAGCGCGGGTTCGCTGACCCACACGTCAGAGGGGGAGTCGGGCGGCCAGGAGCTGCACGCCTACCCGTTCGACGGTGATCTGCCGGACTGCGGAGAGGAGCCGTCACCGTCACCGACGCCGACGGACTCCCCGACACCGACCCCGACGGACTCCCCGTCACCCACCCCGACGGACTCCCCGTCACCGACGCCGACGGATTCGCCCACGCCGACGCCCAACCCCTCCGACAGCCCCGGGCCGTCCCCCTCGGAGTCGACGCCCGCCCCTCACCCCACCCCCACGGACAGCGGGTGGCCCGGACCGCCCCACGACGGCGGACAGCTCCCGGACACGGGTGCGCGCGGCGGTGAATGGGTGATCGGCGGAATCGCGGCCGCCCTGCTCGTCGCCGGTTCGGCGGCCACGCTCATCGCCCGCAGGACGCGCCGGCGCGGCTAGTGCCTCTCCCGGCAGGCTTCGCCCCCGTCGCGTCTTCCCGCACGCACGCTCGCCGCGTCGGACGACGCTCCTCATGGGGCGAACCCTGCCGGTCACGGCACTAGCTTTGGCCCATGGCCGAACTGCTGCACCTGACCGAACGCCCGTTGTGGGAGGCGGCCCGCGGGACCGGGACGTACGAGATGTCCACCCGCGGCCGCACCCTGCACGAAGAGGGCTTCATCCACTGCTCACTGCCTCACCAGCTCGCCGGTGTGGCCGAGTTGCTGTACGGGTCCGGAGCGGGTGACCAGGACCTGGTGGTGCTCGTCATCGACACCGACCGGCTTCCCGTGCCCGTGCGCTACGAGTCGCTGAGTCCCGGTGGCGAGGAGTTCCCGCACATCTACGGACCGGTCCCGGCCGAGGCGGTCGTGGAGGTTCGCCCCTGGCCGTACAAGAAAGGCAACCCCTCATGAGTCCCACAGGCCCCACGCAGGATGCCGAAGACGCCGCGTTCGGCGGCCCCCTCACCGCCGTCACCGGAGCGAGCGGCGCGCTCGGCGGCCGGGTCGCGAAGCGGCTGGCCCGGGCGGGCGTCCCCGTACGGCTCCTCGGCCGCGACCCGTCCCGGCTGCCCGAATTCCCCGGCGCCGACACCGCGCCGCCGGCCCCGTACGGGGACGGCGAGGCCATGCGCCGCGCGCTGGCCGGGGCGCACACCCTGTTCCTCGTCTCGGCGCACGAGAGCCCGGACCGCGTGCACGAGCACACCACGGCCGTGGACGCGGCGGTCGCGGCGGGCGTCGAACGGATCGTGTACGTCTCCTTCCTCGGCGCCGCACCGGACGCGACGTTCACCTTCGCCCGGGACCACTGGGACACCGAGGCCCATATCCGGGTCTCCGGTGTCCGGCACACCTTCCTGCGCGACAGCTGGTATCTGGCCGGTCTCCCGGCGATGACCGGCGCCGACGGTGTCCTGCGCGGACCGGCCGGCGACGGAAGAGTCGCCGCGGTGGCCCACGAGGACATCGCCGACGCGGCGACCGCCGTCCTCCTGTCCGGCACCGACCCCTCGGGCCCGACGCACGACGGGGAGACGTACGACCTCACCGGGCCCGAGGCGTTCACCCTCGCCGAGGCCGCCGAGGAACTGGGCCGGGTCACCGGACGGACCATCACCTACGTGCCGGAGACCCGGGAGGAGGCCTACGCCTCACGGTCCGGCTACGGGGCGCCGGACTGGGAGGTGGCCGGCTGGGTGACCTCGTACGAAGCCATCGCGGCCGGGGAGATGGCCACCGTCTCCGATGCCGTGGCCACCCTGACGGGCCGGCCGCCCATGAGCCTGGCCACGTACCTCCGCGAGCACCCGGACAGCTACCGCCACCTCCTGACCGGCAACTGAGCGGCCGGGAGGACGATCCGAGGGGACCCGATGCGCACGGAAACACCCTGGGGCCCCTGGGAGCCGATGTCCCTGGCCGACGCCGTACACCTGCTCGCCCCGCTGCGCACGCCGTGGTGGATCGCGGGCGGGTACGCGGTCGAACTGGCCGTGGGCCGCGCCTTCCGGGACCACGGTGACATCGACGTACTGCTGCTGCGCCGCGATCAGCTCGCCGTCCAGCGGCTCCTGCCGGACGGGCAGTGGTGGGCCGCCGATCCGCCCGGCACGCTGCGGCCCTGGCTCCCCGGCGAGATCCTCCCGCCGCAGGTCCACGACATCTGGTGCCGGCCGGGCACGGGCGAACCGTGGCGGGTGCAGTTCATGCTCGACGAGGCGGAGGACGGTGACTGGGTGTTCCGCCGCGACCCGCGGATCCGCCTCCCGTTGGAGCGGCTCGGCAGGGTCTCCGACGACGGCGTGCCCTACCTCGCGCCGGAGGTCCAGCTCCTCTACAAGGCCAGGTCCCGACGGCCCAAGGACGACCAGGACTTCGAGGCCGTACTGCCCGTTCTCGGCGAGGACGGGCGCGCCTGGCTGACGGAGACGATCACCCTGGCCGAGGGCGCGGGCCATCCCTGGGCGGCCCGCCTGCGGACGAAGTGACCGCACTCAGTCACGTACCGTCCTGCACGCACCTCAACTCATGTACGTCCCGCACGCACCTCAGCTTACGTACGTACCGCACTCACTTCACGTACGCACCGGCCTTCGCCGCCACGGCCGCGGCATCGGCTGCGCGGTCGGCGGCCGCCTCGTCGAGCGGGTCGCCGCTGGCCAGCAGGCGGTAGTAGAGGGGGGCCGACACGGCGC harbors:
- the snpA gene encoding snapalysin, with translation MRHPRTLMSAVIGLGFGLAAALGTAPAIASTAPAPAAPPTSASADHVAYTSHSGSHESAAANKAFFEAVAKSVAEKRAAQPGVQAVTIVYSAANAPSFRSQIASSAQIWNSSVSNVRLQEGSNADFSYYEGNDPSGSYASTDGHGNGYIFLDYAQNRQYNSTRVTAHETGHVLGLPDHYSGPCSELMSGGGPGPSCTNPYPNSNERGRVNYLWQYGFAAALAGSGS
- a CDS encoding nucleotidyltransferase domain-containing protein, whose amino-acid sequence is MRTETPWGPWEPMSLADAVHLLAPLRTPWWIAGGYAVELAVGRAFRDHGDIDVLLLRRDQLAVQRLLPDGQWWAADPPGTLRPWLPGEILPPQVHDIWCRPGTGEPWRVQFMLDEAEDGDWVFRRDPRIRLPLERLGRVSDDGVPYLAPEVQLLYKARSRRPKDDQDFEAVLPVLGEDGRAWLTETITLAEGAGHPWAARLRTK
- a CDS encoding choice-of-anchor A family protein, producing the protein MAVTVAAAAAVVGAFAPTAAADSLPGGLGPCLGSDCPVTWPDPNSDDVIYHDSNINIFVGGDYLVREAAAEAEGKIVTLGKFDMTKRDGVSQIYNVGVAGGGSRVPPPNGSDYLTVGGDLSIQTGKRLLAEEGPNYGVVRYARTLAGTVIPDPVHDADATDPYTALRDQLTAASHCYAYDDNEEHRRPTTGTVRNSGAETVFTGDGISALQVFAVDADLTTAAGGQQGIVFNAVPDGATVLVNVYGGMRNISTYMDSLPQSGLREHLMWNFPDATEIGLKGTGQFQGSVLIGQQSSVATLAMSGTNGRFYSAGSLTHTSEGESGGQELHAYPFDGDLPDCGEEPSPSPTPTDSPTPTPTDSPSPTPTDSPSPTPTDSPTPTPNPSDSPGPSPSESTPAPHPTPTDSGWPGPPHDGGQLPDTGARGGEWVIGGIAAALLVAGSAATLIARRTRRRG
- a CDS encoding SDR family oxidoreductase, translating into MSPTGPTQDAEDAAFGGPLTAVTGASGALGGRVAKRLARAGVPVRLLGRDPSRLPEFPGADTAPPAPYGDGEAMRRALAGAHTLFLVSAHESPDRVHEHTTAVDAAVAAGVERIVYVSFLGAAPDATFTFARDHWDTEAHIRVSGVRHTFLRDSWYLAGLPAMTGADGVLRGPAGDGRVAAVAHEDIADAATAVLLSGTDPSGPTHDGETYDLTGPEAFTLAEAAEELGRVTGRTITYVPETREEAYASRSGYGAPDWEVAGWVTSYEAIAAGEMATVSDAVATLTGRPPMSLATYLREHPDSYRHLLTGN
- a CDS encoding GntR family transcriptional regulator, whose translation is MLFRVDPTSTVPLGDQIAACVRRAVADGAVTPGERLPAARALAESLGVNVHTALRGYQRLREEGLIELRRGRGAVVADGASPHRARLLERVREVVGDARRLGMTEDELLSLVRSELAAG
- a CDS encoding DUF952 domain-containing protein, which produces MAELLHLTERPLWEAARGTGTYEMSTRGRTLHEEGFIHCSLPHQLAGVAELLYGSGAGDQDLVVLVIDTDRLPVPVRYESLSPGGEEFPHIYGPVPAEAVVEVRPWPYKKGNPS
- a CDS encoding LysR family transcriptional regulator is translated as MELEVRHLRALCAIADTGSLHRAARRLGVSQPSLTTQLRRIENTLGAELFSRERTGCRPTLLGRAVIGRARPLLDGMSALVTDAKAEVDAAGAGGPRLRIGCTASRVIGGWLRRLRIRLPGTDISLRVDVSARALLRAVGAGRLDVAFVHEVEGCPLSVPEGLEQRVLLDREPQFISMSRDHPAAALPVVDLADLAADRWMVDPTVDGEWDGLRRVFGAAGVAPTVLHGDYLTAASLVVLGEAVAPCQPTSGPRDDMAIRPLRDDPLAVRLLLVSRPGADMTVVYGELEAAYREAAQRAAGYHQWLLRHRSPLALS
- a CDS encoding NAD-dependent epimerase/dehydratase family protein, whose product is MRLLILGGTEFVGRAVTEAALARGWEITVFHRGRHAPPPGVAQLLGDRTEKDGLAALAAVAEPGDGTYTWDLVVDTWSGAPSAVRDAARLLSGRAAHYAYVSSRSVYDYPAPAGLPEGGPLVAGASPDAGGDVPYAQAKLGGELAVQDAFGDRALLARAGLIIGPWENVGRLPWWLTRIARGGPVLAPGTPDLDLQYIDVRDLAEWLLDAAGKRLHGPYNLVSRPGHTTMGGLLNACVRTTGSDAELRWTDTERILAAGVEPWTDLPVWLPPGELYDTLHQGDVSRAYATGLRCRPVEETVADTWAWLCAIGGTAPQRADRPLKGVDPAIEAKLLAD